The stretch of DNA GCCGGATGTGTATGCGGCAGGTGACTGCACCTTCCATCCCAACCCGATCTACAAGACCGATCTACGGCTTGAATCCGTGCACAACGCCCTGGAGCAAGCCAAGACGGCGGCCGCCCATATCTGCGGCAAGGACAAGCCCTATGGCCAGGTGCCATGGTTTTGGTCGGACCAGTATGATCTCAAGTTGCAGATCGCAGGCCTCAGTCAGGGGTTTGACGAGGTTGTCATCCGTGGCGACATCACCGGGCGGTCCTTTGCGGCGTTTTATCTCAAGGAAGGACAGATGATTGCGGTGGATGCGGTGAACCGCGCGCCGGAGTTCATGATGTCCAAAATGCTGCTTCAGAAGGGCACAAACGTGCCAGCCGAGCGTTTGGCGGACGAATCCATCGAGATGAAGGATATTGCCAAATAGGGGCCGAAACGGGGATGCAACCGGGGGGTAGGTCAGGGCGCTTGACGTACCGCCAGCAAGGCTTTAATTGCAAAGACATAAAAAGTGACGGGTGCGTCATCTTTACGGAGTGCGGACAGGAGTTGTCTGTCCGCGCTACCGGTTTTGGTCATGGGCTTGCGTCCCCCAAAACCACCCCGTAAGACACCACCCGACGAAACCAAATGTGTGGGCGCCAGCTGTATGGACGACCCGCGGTTTAGAACGATGCGAGAGGGAACATGGCGAAGATTACCTATGTCGAGCATGACGGAACTGAACATGTTGTGGATGTGGCCGATGGCCTGTCCGTCATGGAAGGCGCAGTCAACAACATGATCCCAGGCATTGATGCCGATTGCGGCGGCGCCTGCGCCTGCGCAACGTGCCATGTCTATGTGGACGAAAAATTCGCTGACAAGATCGAGCCGAAAGAAGACATGGAACAGACCATGCTCGACTTCGCACCAGACGTGAAAGACACATCACGCCTCTCCTGCCAGATCAAGGTCTCCGACGCTCTGGACGGCATGGTCGTCAAGATGCCCGAAAGCCAGCACTAAAGACTTTCCGCGCCGGAGCATCCTCCCGCGCGCAAACAAGAACAGCGCCCCGGCTAATCCCGGCGGGCGCTGTTTTCGTTTGTGGTGATATCCAACCCCGTCTCAAGTCCGGGGATACGGAACGCAGGTGTGATTCTACCCCTGCAACTCCTTGAGCAACTCTGCCAGTAGCTCCATGCCGCTGCCCCAGCCTGAATCGAGGCCGGCGATGGCGCCTTCGAAGCAGGTGAGTTCTGCCTCAGTCGCCTCGTGGGGTGACCAGGTGAGGCGCATTTTGGTTTTGCCGCCTGCCTCTTCAAACGTCACCGTGGTGAGCAATATGCGGGGCCAGTCCGGCATCATGGGGTTGGCGGCGATGTTCCACTCGGCATCGGTGTTGGACATCAGCATCACCAGTTTTTCCGGCGGCGAGACTTCCGTGTATCTGGATATCTGATAGCCCGAACCTTGGCTCATGCGCATCTCGTTGCGCCAGACGCCGCCGACGCGCACATCCAGCTCGTGGATGACGGTTTCGACGTTGGGGCCGTACCAGCGGGCGAGGAGCTCGGGGTCGGTCCATGTCTTCCACACCATCTCGCGCGGCGCATCGAACTCTCGGTCGAGAATGTAAGTCGGCAACTCGTTCATTTGGTCGCTCATTTTGTTGGTCCTTGTTGTGTGGCGTTTTTCATGTCGTCGAGCAGGTCATCCAGCTGGTCAAAGCTTGCCGACCAGAAATGTCTGAACTCTTCCAGCCACGTCACGGCCGCCGCCATGGGCGCGGCTCTGAGGCGGGCGGGGCGGCGCTGGGCGTCAATATCCCGCTCCACAAGACCTGCGCGCTCCAGCACCTTGAGATGCTTTGAAACGGCGGGCTGGCTCATGGCAAATGGTGTCGCCAAATCGTTGACCGATGCCTCACCGGTAGCGAGGCGCGTCAGGATCGCCCGGCGGGTCGGGTCCGCGAGGGCGGAGAAGATGGCGTCAAGGTTTTGCGGCTGGGTGCCAAGGTTGATCTGTTCCATAACCACATGGTTATATAAAAACCAACACGGGTCAAGAGGTGTATCTGCGCCTTTGCGACTAGGATGCTTGCCGACTCAATTTATCCGGTGGGGAATGCGCCTATGCGACAGGTCGACGTGGTTCAGTTTGGCGATCATCTATGTGGCTGGGGCGAAGGGCTGTGCTGGGACCCGGACACGCAGCTGCTCCACCTGGTGGATTGCCTGCGCAATGTCAGGGGTGAAACCACACTGGATGCACCAGATGACCTTCGGCTGATCCCGACGCCCACATTGCCCACCAAGGTCCTGTTGTCCGACAAGGCAGACCGGCACCTGATCGTTCTGGATGACGGCATTTTTGCAATGGCGGAAACAGCGGATGCCTATGGGCAGGTTGCAGACATGCCACAGGCCTCCTCAGGCCGCTTCAACGACGCGACGGTTGATCCGGCCGGACGCATCATTACCGGCAATCTGGGTCTTAAGGCCAATACGGATGGATCCTACTGGAGCTGGCAGGGTGACGGCGGTGCAGGCAATTGGTCGACGATTGCGACGAAAAAGGGAAACGCAAACGGGCCATGCTTCTCAAACGATGGACGCACGCTCTATTTCGCTGACTCACCGACCGGCAATATTCTGCGCTACGACTATGATCCCGAAACCGGCACAGCCAGCAACGAGACGGTGTTTGCCAACACGTTCGAGCTGGGCGGTGGGCCCGATGGCGCGGCGATTGATACCGACGGATATCTGTGGAGTGCCCTGTTCGGCGGTGGCGTGATTGCGCGCTATGCGCCTGATGGAACGCTCGACGGCACCATTGCTGTTCCCGTGCGCAACCCGACAGACATCGTGTTCGCAGGCCCGAACCTCGACCGGATGATTGTGGTATCCGCCATGGAACAGCCGACAGATGACCGCGAGCCAAGCCCGCTGGCCGGTGCGAGTTTTGAAATTACCGGCGCCGGGGTGACGGGCCTTCCCATTGGCAAAGTCCGTCTTTGAAAAAATCTATCCCCGGTCTTTTGAGCGGGGGGATAATGCAGGCATCTCCCGCCACAAGGGCAGCCGGGCCGTCCGGGCTTGGGCGGGGGAGCGAATGCCTGGAAGCAGGAAGGTATGGGTCGCGCGGCCTAAGCCATTTCTGTGCGGCGGCAGCGAGTAACGGGCGCTGTGGCTAGAGAGGCGGTGACGGTTCGGCCCGGCGCACAAAGTAAGATCGCCCCGGTGGACCTGCATGCATGGCAAGGCGCGAGGACTAGCCCACGCTTTGAATGCATGTGTGACCGGTAGCAGGGCTGCGGCGGAGCAAAGCGGGTAACACCCGTACCGCCGGTTCTATTGGCACCGAAGCATGTTCGCGTGCGGAGCGTCTGAGGACTGCCCCATTGTTTGATTAATCGCATGAGCCTTCGCAGGCCTCAGGCGCTCCCACTCCCTTGCCCGCGTCAGGGCGTTTGGGACGAGACGGAATGGATACCGGCGGCAGAGCTTCTGCGTGCGGATGCTGGCGGCTGCCTTTTTAACCCCGTATCCCCGGACTTGATCCGGGGGCCACTCTCGGCCGCTGTGCAGTTGATCGGTAGCGAGTAGGCCCCGGATCAAGTCCGGGGGCACGGCAATTGAGGGCCTAGGACGCTGCCGCGGTCCCGGTTTCTTCGGCTTCCGGTGCAGGTGCGCTCAATGGTTTCGCGTCGGTCGGCAGGTGACAGGTCACTCGGGTGCCTTCGCGCGGGGCGCTTTCAAGAGACACCCAGCCGCCATGCAGCTCGACGAAGCTGCGCACCAGGGTAAGGCCAAGGCCTGCGCCGCGACGTTTTTCTGAACTGCCGCGCGCTTCAAAGCGGTCAAACACGGTCGCCTGGTGTTCCGGCTTGATGCCGTCGCCCGTGTCCCGCACCCACAGGCGGATTTCACCGGCGTCGCGTTCACCGCCCAGCGTGATGGTGTCGCCGGGATTGGTGAAGGAGATGGCGTTGGACAGGAGGTTGAACATGATCTGCTTCAGACGCCGTGAGTCAGCCTGAATGCTGCCGAGATTTTTGGGATGCTCGATTTCAAGCACCCGCTTGCCCTGCTTGGCGCGTGGGCTGGCCATATCAAACACCTGGGTCATCACCTGATCCAGATTGACCGGGTCAACGTCCAGCGTCATCGCACCCGCCTCAATGGTGGCGAGGTCAATGATGTCGTTCACCAGATCAAGCAGCTCGCTGGCGGATTTGAGAACGCCGCCGGCATACTCGCTCTGCTTCTCGTTGAGCGGACCGAAAAGTTCCGTGTTCAGAATTTCACCAAAGCCGATGATGTTGGTCAGCGGTGTGCGCAATTGATACGACACATGGCTGATGAATTCAGACTTGAGCCGGTCAGCGGTTTCAAGCGCATCGTTGCGATCCCGCAGCGCGCGCTCAATGCGCGAGGCATCGGTCACGTCCACATAGGTCAGCAGCGTGTTGCCATCGGGCAGGGGCACGGCGGCATAATCAATGACCGAGCCGTCCGGGCGCGACAGACGGCCGGTCTTGTTGCCGCGCTCGTCGCTGACCGCCGTGATGCGGCCTTTGATCTCGGCCCACTCGTCGGTGTTGCTGTAAAGGCCCTGACACCAGTCGATGATCTGGTCGATATGCGGTTCGCCGGAAAGCTGCTGCGGCTCCAGCTGCCAGATGCGTTGGTACGCCGGATTGTGCAGCTTGAGGCGACCGTCGGAACCAAACACGGCAACGCCCTCATAGAGCTTGTTGAGGGTTTCCATCTGCACGTGCTGCGCAGTGGTGAGGCTGGACTCGAGTTTAAGTTGGTCCGTGACGTTTTCGTAGAGATAGAGCAGCCCGCCAAACGGGTGCGGCTGGCTGATGACGCGCAGGGTGCGGCCGTCAGGAAGGTGCCACAACTCGTCGGTTGGTTCGTTGCTGGTGTAGAGCGCCAGGCGCTGCTGTTTCCACGCGCGGAAGTCCGTTTGCTCCGGGAGGCGGCGCGCCTCACGCAGCATTTCCAGCACTTCGCTCTCGCTGGGTTCGGTATCAAGAAAGCTCTCTTCAAGGCCCCACAGGGTCTGGAAGGCGCGGTTGTAAAACCGCAGGCGCCGGTCCGGCCCAAAGATCGCAACCGGACTGGCCAGTCGGTTGAGCGTGTCGCGGTGGGCCTCAAGGTGGCGTTGCAGATCCGCCTCGGCTTCCGACAGGGTGGAGATATCCAGCGCAAAGCCCGCACTGCCCCCATCGCCCAGCGGCAGCTCGATGATGTCGAGAACCTGACGCTCGCCATTCACCACGGCGTTGGCGCGATCCCGAAACTCTGTCTGCGCGGCAATGGCGGTGGTGGCAGACTTGAGAATGTCCGCGCCCAGAAGCTCACGGCCTTCGTCAATGGCTGTGTCTGCGTCCTTGGCTTCCACGGCCTTGGCATAGGCCCCGTTGACCCAGATGAGCGCCCCGTCTGCAGAGCGGCGCCACGCAGGGAAGGGGGCCGCATCAGTGACCTGGCTCAAAAGGGTGCGCTCGCGGTCCGCCTTGCGGGCGGTTTCGACCAGACGAGATTCTTCTTCGCGCTCGCCGGTGATGTCGCGCATCCACAGGACGGCCTGTGCCCCGGCAGGGCGGCCTTCGGCTTCATAGGTGCGTCCATCACGCATCTGCAGGCTGAGCGAGAACCGCGCCCCGCGTTCGCGCAGACGCGACACACCGTTGCGCAGCGCTTCTGCATCTTCAGGCTCAAGGCGCGACAGCACGAAATCAAAATCAACAGCGCCCGACGACGGATCGGCAAGGCCTGCCGTGGAACCAACCACGCGCGGACGGCCCCAGTTGCGCGAGCCTGTGGGTGTCACCATGCGTTCCGGTGACCAGATGAACACAGCATCCGGCTCGGCCGACAAAATGCTCTCGGCACTGTCGAGCTTTGTTTCAAGCTCGGTCATGCGCTCGGCACGGGTGGTGAGGTCGCGGCGGTTGCGCTTGAACGCGCGGCCTGCTGCCCACAATGCGCCAATTGCGACGATCACAGCCCCTGCCGCAACGGAAGCTAGCAGCGTTTCAATGGAGGTTGCTTCTAGGTTTTGGCTGAAGCCCTGCTGGGCCTGCAGGGTGGTGGGTGTCGTCAGGGCGCAGGCCAATGCTGCCGCACCCAGAAGGGGGCGGTTGTGCGCAAGTCCGCGTGGCGTTCTGCCGGCGTCTGGTCGTGAAGTGCGCATGAGCCCTGACATTGATTCGTCTTGTTCCTACCTAGAAAACCCGCATACGGCGCGCCTTGCAACCATATGCGTGTCCCGACCGGCATTTGCACGCAACAAAAAACGGGGTGTCCCGAAAAGGACACCCCGTTTTGAAGTGCGTTGGTCGTCGAAGCCGGGTCGCTTAGTAGCGGTAGTGCTCCGGCTTGAACGGACCCTGCTGCGGCACGCCGATGTAACCGGCCTGCTCGTCGGAGAGTTCCGTCAGCTGCACGCCGAGCTTGTCGAGGTGCAAACGGGCAACCTTCTCGTCGAGGTGCTTGGGCAGCACATAGACCTTGTTGTCGTACTCATCACCCTTGGTGAAGAGTTCGATCTGCGCCAGCACCTGGTTGGTGAAGGACGCAGACATCACGAAGGACGGGTGACCCGTTGCGTTGCCGAGGTTCAGCAGGCGGCCCTGAGACAGCAGGATCATCCGCTTGCCGTCGGGGAACTCAACCATGTCGACCTGTGGCTTCACTTCAGTCCACTTGTGGTTCTTGAGTTCAGCAACCTGAATCTCGTTGTCGAAGTGACCGATATTGCCAACGATGGCCATGTCCTTGAGGGCGCGCATGTGATCGATGGTGACCACATCCTTGTTGCCCGTCGTTGTGATGACGATGTCAGCTGTTGGTGCTGCGTCCATCAGTGTCACAACTTCAAAGCCGTCCATGGCAGCCTGCAATGCGCAGATCGGGTCAACTTCTGTGACCTTCACGCGGGCGCCGGCACCCTGCAGGGACGCCGCAGAGCCTTTGCCCACATCGCCATAGCCGCACACGATGGCGGTCTTGCCGGCCATCATCACGTCTGTGCCGCGACGGATGCCGTCCACGAGGGATTCCTTACAGCCATACTTGTTGTCGAACTTCGACTTGGTGACCGAGTCGTTCACGTTGATGGCCGGGAACGGAAGATGACCTTTTTCCATCAGCTGATAGAGGCGGTTCACGCCGGTCGTTGTTTCTTCCGACACACCCTGGATGGCGTGGCGCTGCTTCACGAAGAAGCCTGGCGTTGCTTCCATGCGCTTCTTGATCTGCGCGAAGAGATATTCTTCTTCTTCAGATGTCGGGTTGGAGAGGATGTCCTCACCTTCCTCGGCACGGGCACCCAGCAGGATGTACATGGTGGCGTCGCCGCCATCGTCGAGGATCATGTTGGTGGGCTCACCGTCAGGCCACTGGAAGATGGCGTCGGTGTAAGTCCAGTATTCTTCGAGGCTCTCACCCTTGACCGCAAAAACCGGCGTGCCGGATTTGGCGATGGCCGCAGCCGCGTGGTCCTGGGTCGAGAAGATGTTGCACGACGCCCAGCGCACTTTTGCGCCCAGGGCTTCCAGCGTACGGATCAAAACCGCCGTCTGAATGGTCATGTGCAAAGAACCGGTGATGCGCGCGCCAGCCAGTGGCTTGCTGTCACCAAACTCTTCAACGCAGGACATCAGGCCCGGCATTTCCGTTTCTGCAATTTCAATTTCCTTGTAGCCGAAATCCGCAAGGGAGATATCAGCAACGACGTAATCCTGCTCGCTCATAAGCGCTCACTCCGTAGAAATGGGCACCTGATGGGACGCCCGCACATAAAACCCCCGGGCGCGAACCCGTGGCAATT from Pyruvatibacter sp. HU-CL02332 encodes:
- a CDS encoding 2Fe-2S iron-sulfur cluster-binding protein → MAKITYVEHDGTEHVVDVADGLSVMEGAVNNMIPGIDADCGGACACATCHVYVDEKFADKIEPKEDMEQTMLDFAPDVKDTSRLSCQIKVSDALDGMVVKMPESQH
- a CDS encoding SRPBCC domain-containing protein — encoded protein: MSDQMNELPTYILDREFDAPREMVWKTWTDPELLARWYGPNVETVIHELDVRVGGVWRNEMRMSQGSGYQISRYTEVSPPEKLVMLMSNTDAEWNIAANPMMPDWPRILLTTVTFEEAGGKTKMRLTWSPHEATEAELTCFEGAIAGLDSGWGSGMELLAELLKELQG
- a CDS encoding metalloregulator ArsR/SmtB family transcription factor; protein product: MEQINLGTQPQNLDAIFSALADPTRRAILTRLATGEASVNDLATPFAMSQPAVSKHLKVLERAGLVERDIDAQRRPARLRAAPMAAAVTWLEEFRHFWSASFDQLDDLLDDMKNATQQGPTK
- a CDS encoding SMP-30/gluconolactonase/LRE family protein, yielding MRQVDVVQFGDHLCGWGEGLCWDPDTQLLHLVDCLRNVRGETTLDAPDDLRLIPTPTLPTKVLLSDKADRHLIVLDDGIFAMAETADAYGQVADMPQASSGRFNDATVDPAGRIITGNLGLKANTDGSYWSWQGDGGAGNWSTIATKKGNANGPCFSNDGRTLYFADSPTGNILRYDYDPETGTASNETVFANTFELGGGPDGAAIDTDGYLWSALFGGGVIARYAPDGTLDGTIAVPVRNPTDIVFAGPNLDRMIVVSAMEQPTDDREPSPLAGASFEITGAGVTGLPIGKVRL
- a CDS encoding PAS-domain containing protein — protein: MRTSRPDAGRTPRGLAHNRPLLGAAALACALTTPTTLQAQQGFSQNLEATSIETLLASVAAGAVIVAIGALWAAGRAFKRNRRDLTTRAERMTELETKLDSAESILSAEPDAVFIWSPERMVTPTGSRNWGRPRVVGSTAGLADPSSGAVDFDFVLSRLEPEDAEALRNGVSRLRERGARFSLSLQMRDGRTYEAEGRPAGAQAVLWMRDITGEREEESRLVETARKADRERTLLSQVTDAAPFPAWRRSADGALIWVNGAYAKAVEAKDADTAIDEGRELLGADILKSATTAIAAQTEFRDRANAVVNGERQVLDIIELPLGDGGSAGFALDISTLSEAEADLQRHLEAHRDTLNRLASPVAIFGPDRRLRFYNRAFQTLWGLEESFLDTEPSESEVLEMLREARRLPEQTDFRAWKQQRLALYTSNEPTDELWHLPDGRTLRVISQPHPFGGLLYLYENVTDQLKLESSLTTAQHVQMETLNKLYEGVAVFGSDGRLKLHNPAYQRIWQLEPQQLSGEPHIDQIIDWCQGLYSNTDEWAEIKGRITAVSDERGNKTGRLSRPDGSVIDYAAVPLPDGNTLLTYVDVTDASRIERALRDRNDALETADRLKSEFISHVSYQLRTPLTNIIGFGEILNTELFGPLNEKQSEYAGGVLKSASELLDLVNDIIDLATIEAGAMTLDVDPVNLDQVMTQVFDMASPRAKQGKRVLEIEHPKNLGSIQADSRRLKQIMFNLLSNAISFTNPGDTITLGGERDAGEIRLWVRDTGDGIKPEHQATVFDRFEARGSSEKRRGAGLGLTLVRSFVELHGGWVSLESAPREGTRVTCHLPTDAKPLSAPAPEAEETGTAAAS
- the ahcY gene encoding adenosylhomocysteinase, encoding MSEQDYVVADISLADFGYKEIEIAETEMPGLMSCVEEFGDSKPLAGARITGSLHMTIQTAVLIRTLEALGAKVRWASCNIFSTQDHAAAAIAKSGTPVFAVKGESLEEYWTYTDAIFQWPDGEPTNMILDDGGDATMYILLGARAEEGEDILSNPTSEEEEYLFAQIKKRMEATPGFFVKQRHAIQGVSEETTTGVNRLYQLMEKGHLPFPAINVNDSVTKSKFDNKYGCKESLVDGIRRGTDVMMAGKTAIVCGYGDVGKGSAASLQGAGARVKVTEVDPICALQAAMDGFEVVTLMDAAPTADIVITTTGNKDVVTIDHMRALKDMAIVGNIGHFDNEIQVAELKNHKWTEVKPQVDMVEFPDGKRMILLSQGRLLNLGNATGHPSFVMSASFTNQVLAQIELFTKGDEYDNKVYVLPKHLDEKVARLHLDKLGVQLTELSDEQAGYIGVPQQGPFKPEHYRY